Proteins from a genomic interval of Excalfactoria chinensis isolate bCotChi1 chromosome 21, bCotChi1.hap2, whole genome shotgun sequence:
- the PHLDB1 gene encoding pleckstrin homology-like domain family B member 1 isoform X11 — protein MLGSVAPLRTGSCRQPRQHVGAVGTLPQRLPLSARTRTGWQPVPNIARRLRANTMEAPSRTTTSPTRRVQTIIQNSPLDLIDTGKGLKVQTEKPHLVSLGSGRLSTAITLLPLEEGRTMIGTAAKDIVLQGPGLAPEHCYIENVRGTLTLHPCGNACTIDGVTIQRPTRLTQGCTICLGQATFLRFNHPAEAKWMKSMIPAGGRSPAALYGLPAKPEAMVNGSRQLPAREPSHSSLVSSIEKDLQDIMDSLVLEDPVSSSKKPPSRGQSPHCPMVNGGGRCLLSPPLSPGAASGGSSYENASPPFSPLSSPASSGGYTSHSPSSQEQGPAVPPVVPLRSSSYNHAVQPPPQRPPPPPYGGPSDARPAESPRAWRGALDGSAVPQPLGEHRAGSPRAQPPGSPRAAPRTLGSSVPRVRAALQERPPSPFREPRDPPAPGRQPAPRLLPDAAGSAHGSPSGRGLQPPESPRAARRNVESMRELPPLSPSLSRRAASPRAAPDAPSPQPRLGREVPGSPRTRRKVHEEPSPAGGRSSRAGSPSSPLSTEPSTRRPSFSSCLSPAHSLGSLAVPSPRQSPRAQRKLSGDVRLPAGVRERKNSITEISDNEDDLLEYHRRQREERMREQEMERLERQRLETILNLCAEYTKTDGSELLPGHGDAGRRAPRSAAGLGRAAEELGVLRQRESLERSDEENLKEECSSTESTHHEHEELAGPRAKEAHRLEEERACVFSRLDELKGRVKELEQQLQETSQEAEMERALLQGERESEVARLQQEQEVVQQLQEKLSSLDASIRKERDKDAEALEMETKLFEDLEFQQLERESRLEEERETRSQQLLQSRAEYHRSIARRKERVAALDAQAAQIRLQSAQEAERLAQERNDILQLLQKEKEKLASLERRYQLVTGGRSFPKMSSALKEMEKQLPGGPVRLPALDLEKWYQEVMAGFETSSPVSPPSSPPPLPAKTHSSQKPLQVYRAKMEGDSGALTPRMKSGTPSSSQLNISMLGRSPSPKGPLHAPSHAGSLPRNLAATLQDIETKRQLALQQKGQQVIEEQKRRLAELKQKAAAEAQSQWEALHGQSPFPPSYPPLMHHSILHHHHAHGAGPRAEELDHAYDTLSLESSDSMETSISTGNNSACSPDNMSSASGMDAGKIEEMEKMLKEAHAEKSRLMESREREMELRRQALEDERRRREQLERRLQDETARRQKLVEKEVKMREKHFSQARPLTRYLPIRKEDFDLRLHIESSGHSVDTCYHVILTEKMCKGYLVKMGGKIKSWKKRWFVFDRMKRTVSYYVDKHETKLKGVIYFQAIEEVYYDHLRSAAKSPNPALTFCVKTHDRLYFMVAPSAEAMRIWMDVIVTGAEGYTQFMN, from the exons ATGTTGGGGAGCGTGGCTCCCCTGCGCActggcagctgcaggcagccccgGCAGCATGTCGGGGCCGTGGGGACTTTGCCGCAGAGGCTCCCGCTCAGCGCCCGCACCAGGACCGGGTGGCAG CCCGTGCCCAACATCGCCAGGCGCCTCCGTGCAAACACAATGGAGGCTCCCAGCAGGACGACGACCAGCCCGACCCGCAGGGTGCAGACCATCATCCAG AACAGCCCCCTGGACCTGATAGACACAGGCAAAGGGCTGAAGGTGCAGACAGAAAAGCCGCACTTGGTGAGCCTGGGCAGCGGCCGCCTCAGCACGGCTATCACACTGCTGCCGCTGGAGGAAG GGAGGACTATGATTGGCACGGCTGCGAAGGACATCGTCCTGCAGGGCCCGGGGCTGGCGCCTGAGCACTGCTACATCGAGAACGTGCGAGGGACGCTCACCCTGCACCCCTGCGGCAACGCCTGCACCATCGACGGTGTGACGATCCAGCGGCCCACGCGCCTCACCCAAG GGTGCACCATCTGCCTGGGCCAGGCGACCTTCCTCCGCTTCAACCACCCCGCTGAGGCCAAGTGGATGAAGAGCATGATCCCAGCAGGAGGCAGGAGCCCTGCGGCTCTATATGGACTACCAGCAA AGCCCGAGGCCATGGTGAATGGCAGCCGCCAACTGCCCGCGCGGGAGCCCAGCCACAGCTCCCTGGTGAGCTCCATCGAGAAGGACTTGCAGGACATCATGGACTCGCTGGTGTTGGAGGATCCTGTGTCCTCCAGCAAGAAGCCGCCCTCCCGCGGGCAGTCCCCGCACTGCCCCATGGTGAACGGGGGTGGGCGCTGCCTCCTGTCCCCCCCACTGAGCCCCGGTGCCGCCTCGGGGGGCTCCAGCTACGAGAACGCCTCGCCGCCCTTCTCCCCGCTCTCCTCGCCCGCCAGCAGCGGCGGCTACACCAGCCACTCGCCCAGCAGCCAGGAGCAAGGCCCGGCCGTGCCCCCCGTGGTGCCACTCCGCTCCTCCAGCTACAACCACGCCGTGCAGCCCCCTCCGCAGCGCCCACCGCCGCCGCCCTACGGGGGCCCCAGTGACGCTCGGCCGGCGGAGAGCCCCCGCGCCTGGCGGGGTGCCCTGGACGGCTCCGCGGTCCCGCAGCCCCTCGGGGAGCACAGGGCGGGCAGTCCCCGCGCCCAGCCGCCCGGCAGCCCCCGGGCAGCCCCCCGTACATTGGGCTCCTCGGTGCCGCGGGTGCGGGCGGCCCTGCAGGAGCGGCCGCCCAGCCCCTTCCGAGAGCCGAGGGACCCTCCCGCTCCCGGCCGGCAGCCCGCACCCAGGCTTCTACCGGACGCCGCGGGGTCGGCGCACGGCAGCCCGAGTGGCCGTGGGCTGCAGCCCCCCGAGAGCCCGCGGGCAGCTCGGAGGAACGTGGAGAGCATGCGGGAGCTGCCGCCCCTCAGCCCGTCCTTGTCACGCCGAGCCGCCAGCCCTCGGGCGGCCccggatgccccatccccgcAGCCCCGGCTGGGCAGGGAGGTTCCTGGAAGCCCCCGAACCAGGCGCAAGGTCCACGAGGAGCCGAGCCCCGCGGGCGGCAGGAGCAGCCGGGCCGGGAGCCCCTCGTCCCCGCTGTCGACGGAGCCGTCCACGCGCCGGCCCAGTTTCAGCTCCTGCCTGAGCCCCGCACACAGCCTGGGCTCCCTGGCCGTGCCCTCCCCCCGGCAGAGCCCCCGCGCCCAGAGGAAGCTTTCGGGGGACGTGCGGCTGCCGGCGGGCGTGCGGGAGCGTAAGAACAGCATCACCGAGATCAGCGACAACGAGGACGACCTGCTGGAATATCACCGGCGGCAGCGGGAGGAGCGGATGCGGGAGCAGGAGATGGAGCGCCTG GAGCGGCAGCGCCTGGAGACCATCCTGAACCTCTGTGCTGAGTACACCAAGACGGATGGCTCCGAGCTGCTGCCTGGCCATGGGGATGCTGGCCGGCGGGCACCGAGGAGCGCAGCAGGGCTGGGCcgtgctgcagaggagctgggtgTGCTGCGGCAGAGGGAGAGCCTGGAGAGGTCAGATGAAGAGAACCTGAAGGAGGAGTGCAGCAGCACCGAGAGCACACACCACGAg CATGAGGAGCTGGCAGGACCCCGAGCCAAGGAGGCACACCGGCTGGAAGAGGAGCGAGCCTGTGTGTTCAGCCGCCTGGATGAGCTGAAGGGCCGCGTcaaggagctggagcagcagctgcaggagacaTCACAAGAG GCAGAGATGGAGagggcactgctgcagggcGAGCGGGAATCAGAGGTAGCacggctgcagcaggagcaggaggtggtgcagcagctgcaggagaagctCTCCAGCCTGGACGCCAGCATCCGGAAGGAGCGGGACAAG GACGCAGAGGCCCTGGAGATGGAAACCAAGCTCTTTGAGGACCTGGAGTTCCAGCAGCTGGAAAGGGAGAGCCGGCTGGAAGAGGAGCGCGAGACACggagccagcagctcctgcagagcagggccgAGTACCACCGCAGCATCGCCCGCAGGAAG GAGCGAGTGGCTGCGCTGGatgctcaggctgctcagatcCGGCTGCAGAGCGCCCAGGAGGCCGAACGCCTGGCCCAGGAGAGGAATGAcatcctgcagctccttcagaag GAGAAGGAGAAGCTTGCTTCTCTGGAGAGACGGTACCAGCTTGTCACAGGTGGCAGGAGCTTCCCCAAGATGTCCTCAGCTCTCAAAGAG ATGGAGAAGCAGCTTCCAGGGGGCCCAGTAAGGCTCCCGGCTCTTGATTTAGAGAAGTGGTACCAGGAGGTCATGGCTGGCTTTGAGACCTCTTCCCCTGtctctcctccttcttcccctcctccactTCCAGCTAAAACTCACTCTTCTCAAAAACCTCTCCAG GTTTATCGTGCCAAAATGGAGGGTGACAGTGGTGCCCTCACCCCTCGGATGAAGAGTGGCACCCCATCATCTTCACAGCTCAACATCTCCATGCTGGGCCGCAGCCCCTCACCCAAG GGTCCCCTGCATGCCCCGAGCCATGCAGGCAGTCTGCCACGCAACCTGGCAGCCACACTGCAGGACATCGAGACCAAGCGCCAGCTGGCCCTGCAGCAGAAGG GTCAGCAGGTGATTGAGGAGCAGAAGCGGCGCCTGGCAGagctgaagcagaaagcagcagctgaggctcAGTCACAGTGGGAAGCCTTGCACGGGCAgtccccctttcccccctcctaCCCTCCTCTCATGCATCACTCCATCCTCCATCACCACCACGCCCACGGTGCAGGCCCACGGGCCGAGGAGCTGGACCACGCATATGACACCCTCAGCCTGGAGAGCTCGGACAGCATGGAGACCAGCATCTCCACAGGCAACAACTCAGCCTGCTCGCCTGATAACATGTCCAG CGCAAGCGGGATGGACGCAGGGAAGATAGAGGAGATGGAAAAGATGCTGAAGGAGGCACATGCTGAGAAGTCCCGGCTCATGGAGTCCCGG GAGCGGGAGATGGAGCTGCGCCGACAGGCACTGGAGGACGAGCGGCGGCGCCGGGAGCAGCTGGAGCGCCGACTGCAGGACGAGACGGCCCGGCGGCAGAAGCTGGTCGAGAAGGAGGTCAAGATGCGGGAGAAGCATTTCTCGCAG GCTCGGCCTCTGACGCGATACCTCCCCATCCGCAAGGAGGATTTTGACCTGCGGCTGCACATCGAGTCGTCGGGGCACAGCGTGGACACGTGCTACCACGTCATCCTGACAGAGAAGATGTGCAAGGGATACCTGGTCAAGATGGGGGGCAAGATCAAGTCTTGGAAGAAGCGCTGGTTTGTCTTTGACCGCATGAAGCGAACCGTCTCCTACTACGTGG ATAAACACGAGACGAAGCTGAAGGGCGTCATCTACTTCCAAGCCATCGAGGAGGTGTACTACGACCACCTCCGCAGCGCCGCCAAG AGCCCCAACCCCGCGCTGACATTCTGCGTCAAGACCCACGACCGGCTCTACTTCATGGTGGCCCCGTCGGCCGAGGCCATGCGCATCTGGATGGACGTCATCGTCACGGGGGCCGAGGGCTACACGCAGTTCATGAACTGA
- the PHLDB1 gene encoding pleckstrin homology-like domain family B member 1 isoform X12: protein MLGSVAPLRTGSCRQPRQHVGAVGTLPQRLPLSARTRTGWQPVPNIARRLRANTMEAPSRTTTSPTRRVQTIIQNSPLDLIDTGKGLKVQTEKPHLVSLGSGRLSTAITLLPLEEGRTMIGTAAKDIVLQGPGLAPEHCYIENVRGTLTLHPCGNACTIDGVTIQRPTRLTQGCTICLGQATFLRFNHPAEAKWMKSMIPAGGRSPAALYGLPAKPEAMVNGSRQLPAREPSHSSLVSSIEKDLQDIMDSLVLEDPVSSSKKPPSRGQSPHCPMVNGGGRCLLSPPLSPGAASGGSSYENASPPFSPLSSPASSGGYTSHSPSSQEQGPAVPPVVPLRSSSYNHAVQPPPQRPPPPPYGGPSDARPAESPRAWRGALDGSAVPQPLGEHRAGSPRAQPPGSPRAAPRTLGSSVPRVRAALQERPPSPFREPRDPPAPGRQPAPRLLPDAAGSAHGSPSGRGLQPPESPRAARRNVESMRELPPLSPSLSRRAASPRAAPDAPSPQPRLGREVPGSPRTRRKVHEEPSPAGGRSSRAGSPSSPLSTEPSTRRPSFSSCLSPAHSLGSLAVPSPRQSPRAQRKLSGDVRLPAGVRERKNSITEISDNEDDLLEYHRRQREERMREQEMERLERQRLETILNLCAEYTKTDGSELLPGHGDAGRRAPRSAAGLGRAAEELGVLRQRESLERSDEENLKEECSSTESTHHEHEELAGPRAKEAHRLEEERACVFSRLDELKGRVKELEQQLQETSQEAEMERALLQGERESEVARLQQEQEVVQQLQEKLSSLDASIRKERDKDAEALEMETKLFEDLEFQQLERESRLEEERETRSQQLLQSRAEYHRSIARRKERVAALDAQAAQIRLQSAQEAERLAQERNDILQLLQKEKEKLASLERRYQLVTGGRSFPKMSSALKEVYRAKMEGDSGALTPRMKSGTPSSSQLNISMLGRSPSPKGPLHAPSHAGSLPRNLAATLQDIETKRQLALQQKGQQVIEEQKRRLAELKQKAAAEAQSQWEALHGQSPFPPSYPPLMHHSILHHHHAHGAGPRAEELDHAYDTLSLESSDSMETSISTGNNSACSPDNMSSASGMDAGKIEEMEKMLKEAHAEKSRLMESREREMELRRQALEDERRRREQLERRLQDETARRQKLVEKEVKMREKHFSQARPLTRYLPIRKEDFDLRLHIESSGHSVDTCYHVILTEKMCKGYLVKMGGKIKSWKKRWFVFDRMKRTVSYYVDKHETKLKGVIYFQAIEEVYYDHLRSAAKSPNPALTFCVKTHDRLYFMVAPSAEAMRIWMDVIVTGAEGYTQFMN from the exons ATGTTGGGGAGCGTGGCTCCCCTGCGCActggcagctgcaggcagccccgGCAGCATGTCGGGGCCGTGGGGACTTTGCCGCAGAGGCTCCCGCTCAGCGCCCGCACCAGGACCGGGTGGCAG CCCGTGCCCAACATCGCCAGGCGCCTCCGTGCAAACACAATGGAGGCTCCCAGCAGGACGACGACCAGCCCGACCCGCAGGGTGCAGACCATCATCCAG AACAGCCCCCTGGACCTGATAGACACAGGCAAAGGGCTGAAGGTGCAGACAGAAAAGCCGCACTTGGTGAGCCTGGGCAGCGGCCGCCTCAGCACGGCTATCACACTGCTGCCGCTGGAGGAAG GGAGGACTATGATTGGCACGGCTGCGAAGGACATCGTCCTGCAGGGCCCGGGGCTGGCGCCTGAGCACTGCTACATCGAGAACGTGCGAGGGACGCTCACCCTGCACCCCTGCGGCAACGCCTGCACCATCGACGGTGTGACGATCCAGCGGCCCACGCGCCTCACCCAAG GGTGCACCATCTGCCTGGGCCAGGCGACCTTCCTCCGCTTCAACCACCCCGCTGAGGCCAAGTGGATGAAGAGCATGATCCCAGCAGGAGGCAGGAGCCCTGCGGCTCTATATGGACTACCAGCAA AGCCCGAGGCCATGGTGAATGGCAGCCGCCAACTGCCCGCGCGGGAGCCCAGCCACAGCTCCCTGGTGAGCTCCATCGAGAAGGACTTGCAGGACATCATGGACTCGCTGGTGTTGGAGGATCCTGTGTCCTCCAGCAAGAAGCCGCCCTCCCGCGGGCAGTCCCCGCACTGCCCCATGGTGAACGGGGGTGGGCGCTGCCTCCTGTCCCCCCCACTGAGCCCCGGTGCCGCCTCGGGGGGCTCCAGCTACGAGAACGCCTCGCCGCCCTTCTCCCCGCTCTCCTCGCCCGCCAGCAGCGGCGGCTACACCAGCCACTCGCCCAGCAGCCAGGAGCAAGGCCCGGCCGTGCCCCCCGTGGTGCCACTCCGCTCCTCCAGCTACAACCACGCCGTGCAGCCCCCTCCGCAGCGCCCACCGCCGCCGCCCTACGGGGGCCCCAGTGACGCTCGGCCGGCGGAGAGCCCCCGCGCCTGGCGGGGTGCCCTGGACGGCTCCGCGGTCCCGCAGCCCCTCGGGGAGCACAGGGCGGGCAGTCCCCGCGCCCAGCCGCCCGGCAGCCCCCGGGCAGCCCCCCGTACATTGGGCTCCTCGGTGCCGCGGGTGCGGGCGGCCCTGCAGGAGCGGCCGCCCAGCCCCTTCCGAGAGCCGAGGGACCCTCCCGCTCCCGGCCGGCAGCCCGCACCCAGGCTTCTACCGGACGCCGCGGGGTCGGCGCACGGCAGCCCGAGTGGCCGTGGGCTGCAGCCCCCCGAGAGCCCGCGGGCAGCTCGGAGGAACGTGGAGAGCATGCGGGAGCTGCCGCCCCTCAGCCCGTCCTTGTCACGCCGAGCCGCCAGCCCTCGGGCGGCCccggatgccccatccccgcAGCCCCGGCTGGGCAGGGAGGTTCCTGGAAGCCCCCGAACCAGGCGCAAGGTCCACGAGGAGCCGAGCCCCGCGGGCGGCAGGAGCAGCCGGGCCGGGAGCCCCTCGTCCCCGCTGTCGACGGAGCCGTCCACGCGCCGGCCCAGTTTCAGCTCCTGCCTGAGCCCCGCACACAGCCTGGGCTCCCTGGCCGTGCCCTCCCCCCGGCAGAGCCCCCGCGCCCAGAGGAAGCTTTCGGGGGACGTGCGGCTGCCGGCGGGCGTGCGGGAGCGTAAGAACAGCATCACCGAGATCAGCGACAACGAGGACGACCTGCTGGAATATCACCGGCGGCAGCGGGAGGAGCGGATGCGGGAGCAGGAGATGGAGCGCCTG GAGCGGCAGCGCCTGGAGACCATCCTGAACCTCTGTGCTGAGTACACCAAGACGGATGGCTCCGAGCTGCTGCCTGGCCATGGGGATGCTGGCCGGCGGGCACCGAGGAGCGCAGCAGGGCTGGGCcgtgctgcagaggagctgggtgTGCTGCGGCAGAGGGAGAGCCTGGAGAGGTCAGATGAAGAGAACCTGAAGGAGGAGTGCAGCAGCACCGAGAGCACACACCACGAg CATGAGGAGCTGGCAGGACCCCGAGCCAAGGAGGCACACCGGCTGGAAGAGGAGCGAGCCTGTGTGTTCAGCCGCCTGGATGAGCTGAAGGGCCGCGTcaaggagctggagcagcagctgcaggagacaTCACAAGAG GCAGAGATGGAGagggcactgctgcagggcGAGCGGGAATCAGAGGTAGCacggctgcagcaggagcaggaggtggtgcagcagctgcaggagaagctCTCCAGCCTGGACGCCAGCATCCGGAAGGAGCGGGACAAG GACGCAGAGGCCCTGGAGATGGAAACCAAGCTCTTTGAGGACCTGGAGTTCCAGCAGCTGGAAAGGGAGAGCCGGCTGGAAGAGGAGCGCGAGACACggagccagcagctcctgcagagcagggccgAGTACCACCGCAGCATCGCCCGCAGGAAG GAGCGAGTGGCTGCGCTGGatgctcaggctgctcagatcCGGCTGCAGAGCGCCCAGGAGGCCGAACGCCTGGCCCAGGAGAGGAATGAcatcctgcagctccttcagaag GAGAAGGAGAAGCTTGCTTCTCTGGAGAGACGGTACCAGCTTGTCACAGGTGGCAGGAGCTTCCCCAAGATGTCCTCAGCTCTCAAAGAG GTTTATCGTGCCAAAATGGAGGGTGACAGTGGTGCCCTCACCCCTCGGATGAAGAGTGGCACCCCATCATCTTCACAGCTCAACATCTCCATGCTGGGCCGCAGCCCCTCACCCAAG GGTCCCCTGCATGCCCCGAGCCATGCAGGCAGTCTGCCACGCAACCTGGCAGCCACACTGCAGGACATCGAGACCAAGCGCCAGCTGGCCCTGCAGCAGAAGG GTCAGCAGGTGATTGAGGAGCAGAAGCGGCGCCTGGCAGagctgaagcagaaagcagcagctgaggctcAGTCACAGTGGGAAGCCTTGCACGGGCAgtccccctttcccccctcctaCCCTCCTCTCATGCATCACTCCATCCTCCATCACCACCACGCCCACGGTGCAGGCCCACGGGCCGAGGAGCTGGACCACGCATATGACACCCTCAGCCTGGAGAGCTCGGACAGCATGGAGACCAGCATCTCCACAGGCAACAACTCAGCCTGCTCGCCTGATAACATGTCCAG CGCAAGCGGGATGGACGCAGGGAAGATAGAGGAGATGGAAAAGATGCTGAAGGAGGCACATGCTGAGAAGTCCCGGCTCATGGAGTCCCGG GAGCGGGAGATGGAGCTGCGCCGACAGGCACTGGAGGACGAGCGGCGGCGCCGGGAGCAGCTGGAGCGCCGACTGCAGGACGAGACGGCCCGGCGGCAGAAGCTGGTCGAGAAGGAGGTCAAGATGCGGGAGAAGCATTTCTCGCAG GCTCGGCCTCTGACGCGATACCTCCCCATCCGCAAGGAGGATTTTGACCTGCGGCTGCACATCGAGTCGTCGGGGCACAGCGTGGACACGTGCTACCACGTCATCCTGACAGAGAAGATGTGCAAGGGATACCTGGTCAAGATGGGGGGCAAGATCAAGTCTTGGAAGAAGCGCTGGTTTGTCTTTGACCGCATGAAGCGAACCGTCTCCTACTACGTGG ATAAACACGAGACGAAGCTGAAGGGCGTCATCTACTTCCAAGCCATCGAGGAGGTGTACTACGACCACCTCCGCAGCGCCGCCAAG AGCCCCAACCCCGCGCTGACATTCTGCGTCAAGACCCACGACCGGCTCTACTTCATGGTGGCCCCGTCGGCCGAGGCCATGCGCATCTGGATGGACGTCATCGTCACGGGGGCCGAGGGCTACACGCAGTTCATGAACTGA